From Fusarium fujikuroi IMI 58289 draft genome, chromosome FFUJ_chr07, a single genomic window includes:
- a CDS encoding related to hook3 protein, with the protein MPGYSANAQAALIKAVSVFEEEPSPSSSSSLTEDAPQIKRVFEPKRMVESVEDLIDGVTLGLILHQLDPSFDTSALETNSNTSRYLTNKRNIQSIYKGLFRYIRRAVPELACQAKKFDYHAIAENPDAQGISQLLAVMLGVAALGPEAQHYIPRITGLDKHTQAEIMQIIQTIQQDINSSQGDDDVDEAIDAVMEARDIDLLVEEQNAALRSQLDLTKRQLSDYITRLDHLQTSHEELRFDKEKNDRELEVLRKATIDGANNAEMIKNLEIQVHDQMELIARHEETIRRDERIKSQLEAEVLKLTEKCKEAEELRDQATEWKHKAEDLEKKANTAERYKQKLESQQHLVKEVQNLQYEKTELQDQIKILLEDQDRGNRTRKAEDELTKMITQSEQHLWDERSQKNQLMKDIAALEDEVIRLRARQSHDENFIKDLQEQLESGGAAQSAEPGALGLTGNLEDELNDAATEDGQPSQVNLPLELSRLKAENDLLRSTVGSGDTAPLRRELDEEKRQRAHLQKNYNDIFEKHAVLHDQMEALINNMTGEGLVKAIDEAGTPDGNQILTSDYYRTKAFLNIKQSLLQCEFELEQSKKREKDLSVQVADQGRELLAAKAQLSALDKEGADALKELKSADVTIISSLKSELDYTREQLSYTIAERDAQQTQLVDALLTKDKLRKEVEEGRELQDINGTGDAPPDPSKKGELIEKLRARLREIREVSPFFDAIVNGDGEDLVVSDKDSQMSLEDDAAWPLNPTFAGGRPSLSLDPIGTEIPRPASALLPLRPLQRGQQLERSETDRIDLQRKLKAAHDGEAVAAQKAASDQIIRNLERENALISSAWYDLTSRLQSNHVVLQRRHEAPRSWLNKQRQMVNATPKR; encoded by the exons ATGCCAGGCTATAGTGCCAACGCGCAGGCTGCGCTCATCAAGGCCGTAAGTGTCTTCGAGGAAGAGCCCTCACCGTCTTCTAGCTCCAGTCTGACCGAAGATGCCCCTCAGATCAAACGAGTCTTCGAGCCGAAACGCATGGTAGAATCAGTCGAGGACCTCATCGACGGTGTCACCCTTGGTCTAATTCTACATCAACTGGATCCTAGCTTTGACACGTCCGCCCTCGAGACAAATTCCAACACATCCCGCTATTTGACAAACAAGCGCAACATTCAGAGCATCTACAAGGGTCTCTTCCGCTACATTCGACGAGCAGTTCCCGAGCTTGCTTGTCAGGCAAAAAAGTTCGACTATCATGCAATCGCTGAGAATCCCGATGCTCAAGGCATCAGTCAG CTCTTGGCTGTCATGTTGGGAGTGGCCGCACTAGGTCCCGAAGCCCAGCATTATATTCCTCGGATAACAGGTCTCGACAAACACACTCAGGCAGAGATTATGCAAATAATCCAGACAATACAACAGGATATTAACAGCTCACAAGGCGACGACGATGTGGATGAAGCCATCGACGCTGTTATGGAGGCGCGAGACATTGATCTACTCGTTGAAGAGCAGAATGCAGCCTTGCGGTCGCAACTTGACTTAACAAAGAGACAACTGTCAGATTATATCACCAGGCTTGATCATTTACAAACAAGTCACGAAGAGCTCCGGTTTGATAAAGAGAAGAACGACCGAGAGCTGGAGGTCTTGCGGAAGGCCACTATAGATGGTGCTAACAATGCCGAGATGATCAAAAACCTAGAGATTCAGGTGCATGACCAGATGGAACTCATTGCTAGACATGAGGAAACAATACGAAGAGACGAGCGCATCAAGTCGCAACTCGAAGCTGAAGTCCTCAAATTGACAGAAAAATGCAAAGAGGCAGAAGAGCTTCGCGACCAAGCAACGGAATGGAAACACAAAGCTGAGgatctcgagaagaaggccaataCTGCAGAGCGGTATAAGCAGAAACTCGAGTCCCAGCAACATCTCGTCAAGGAGGTGCAAAACCTACAATATGAGAAAACGGAGTTACAAGATCAAATTAAAATCCTACTAGAAGATCAAGATAGGGGGAATCGGACGAGGAAAGCAGAGGATGAGTTGACCAAGATGATTACTCAATCCGAGCAGCATCTTTGGGACGAACGCAGCCAAAAGAACCAGCTGATGAAGGACATCGCAGCACTGGAGGACGAGGTGATTCGCTTGAGGGCACGTCAAAGCCACGATGAGAACTTCATCAAGGATCTCCAGGAGCAACTAGAGAGTGGAGGAGCCGCACAAAGCGCAGAACCCGGCGCGTTAGGTCTGACAGGAAATCTCGAGGATGAACTTAACGATGCAGCTACCGAGGACGGCCAACCTAGCCAAGTTAACCTGCCCCTAGAACTATCTCGCCTAAAGGCCGAGAACGATTTGCTGCGTAGCACAGTCGGCTCTGGGGATACCGCGCCACTACGCCGAGAGCTggacgaagagaagcgaCAACGTGCTCACCTTCAAAAGAACTATAACGACATTTTCGAAAAGCATGCTGTTTTGCATGATCAAATGGAGGCTCTGATCAACAACATGACCGGCGAAGGGTTAGTCAAAGCAATTGATGAAGCCGGTACTCCTGATGGGAATCAGATACTTACTTCGGATTACTACAGGACCAAGGCCTTTCTCAACATTAAACAGTCATTATTGCAGTGCGAATTCGAACTCGAAcagtcgaagaagagggagaaggaCCTCTCCGTTCAGGTGGCAGATCAAGGCCGCGAACTTCTTGCTGCTAAGGCTCAGCTCTCGGCTCTCGACAAAGAAGGGGCAGATGCTCTTAAGGAGCTCAAGAGCGCTGATGTTACCATCATCTCGTCCCTCAAGTCTGAGCTCGACTACACAAGAGAGCAGCTCAGCTACACTATTGCCGAGAGAGATGCGCAGCAAACCCAGCTCGTCGATGCTCTCCTTACCAAGGATAAGCTGCGTAAGGAGGTGGAAGAGGGCCGGGAGCTGCAAGACATCAATGGCACAGGCGATGCACCACCTGACCCCAGCAAGAAGGGTGAGCTGATTGAGAAGCTGCGTGCCCGCCTCAGAGAAATCCGCGAGGTGAGTCCATTTTTTGATGCAATTGTTAATGGTGATGGGGAAGACCTAGTGGTCTCAGACAAAGATAGCCAGATGTCGTTAGAAGACGATGCCGCTTGGCCTTTGAATCCCACATTTGCAGGTGGTCGACCGAGTTTATCGCTAGATCCCATTGGAACTGAGATCCCGAGACCTGCTTCTGCACTACTACCCCTGCGTCCCCTCCAGCGAGGGCAA CAACTTGAACGATCGGAGACGGACAGAATCGACCTACAACGTAAACTCAAGGCTGCACACGATGGCGAGGCTGTGGCTGCACAAAAG GCCGCGAGCGATCAAATTATCCGGAACCTTGAAAGAGAAAAcgctctcatctcatcagcatGGTATGATCTTACGAGCCGGCTTCAGAGCAACCATGTCGTTTTGCAAAGGCGGCACGAAGCTCCGCGGAGCTGGCTTAACAAGCAGAGGCAGATGGTCAATG CGACCCCGAAGCGATAG
- a CDS encoding probable adenylate kinase, translating to MGFIEDELKQLKDVLSTIDTRIKKLEARATGGPVSTEEIRMILIGPPGAGKGTQAPKIKERFSCCHLATGDMLRSQVAKKTPLGVEAKKIMDAGGLVSDDIMIGMIKEELNSNKECQGGFILDGFPRTVPQAESLDAMLTERNQKLQHAVELQIDDSLLVARITGRLVHPASGRSYHTTFNPPKEYMKDDITGEPLIQRSDDNAEALKKRLVTYHKQTAPVVGYYKKTGIWSGLDASQEPGQVWKNMLKVLNEKRA from the exons ATGGGTTtcattgaggatgagctcaagcagctcaaagATGTTCTTAGCACCATTGACACTCgcatcaagaagctcgaggcgCGAGCCACTGGCGGTCCCGTCTCCACTGAAGAGATCCGAATGATCCTCATCGGTCCTCCTGGTGCTG GAAAGGGAACTCAGGcccccaagatcaaggagcgCTTCTCTTGCTGTCACTTG GCTACCGGTGACATGCTGCGATCCCAGGTCGCTAAGAAGACCCCTCTCGGtgttgaggccaagaagatcatggaTGCGGGCGGTCTGGTCAGCGACGATATCATGATTGGCATGATCAAGGAGgagctcaacagcaacaaggaGTGCCAGGGCGG CTTCATCCTCGATGGTTTCCCTCGAACTGTCCCCCAGGCCGAGAGCCTCGATGCCATGCTCACGGAGCGAAaccagaagctccagcaCGCCGTCGAGCTCCAGATCGACGACTCTCTTCTCGTTGCCCGTATCACTGGCCGATTAGTCCACCCCGCTTCCGGACGCTCATACCACACCACCTTCAACCCTCCCAAGGAGTACATGAAGGACGACATTACTGGCGAGCCTCTTATCCAGCGAAGTGACGACAACGCCGAGGCTCTGAAGAAGCGTCTTGTTACCTACCACAAGCAGACCGCCCCTGTTGTGGGTTACTACAAGAAGACTGGTATCTGGAGCGGACTCGACGCCAGCCAAGAACCTGGACAAGTGTGGAAGAACATGCTTAAGGTCCTCAACGAGAAGCGAGCTTAA
- a CDS encoding related to serine proteinase inhibitor IA-2: MRFLPFVAAALAVVPGALAVDQKKSAIVWFEDESTPDSIVDECKNALIKAGGKITHVYSIIKGFSVIAPEKALEIVQVNHENHQIRVEKDEVVTTD, encoded by the exons ATGAGATTTCTCCCCTTTGTCGCCGCCGCTCTCGCGGTTGTCCCAGGCGCCTTGGCTGTTGATCAAAAGAAGTCAGCTATTGTCTGGTTTGAGGACGAGTCTACCCCTGACAGCATCGTCGACGAGTGCAAAAACGCCCTCATTAAGGCCGGTGGAAAGATCACTCATGTTTACTCCATCATCAA GGGCTTCTCCGTCATCGCACCCGAGAAGGCGCTCGAGATCGTTCAGGTCAACCACGAGAACCATCAGATTCGGGTTGAGAAGGACGAGGTTGTTACAACGGACTAA
- a CDS encoding related to Plasma membrane fusion protein PRM1: protein MFSSRKENDDPPVYPAVPNSLRSQSFEMTEMRKLQEARADTSPNVTPYLSLRARLSQIWMNRWTILLILVLVRVMILIVDLKENVGDAKVKALSACTKVEDVGSAMASMPHYLSRGVNELAASGIEKSVDAMVYLLDLVLVGVKNMIVFYINFLTATYVCLITAMVHGSLDVVADVTEGATEKFNGVIDKAVEKIDSLSKELEDGINKVTKGIEDSVFGDLVPDIPKVDFSSPVKELKDFDIKSEDFVKDVRKLEDDLPDFREVQNLTEQAISIPFDFVRKALNETYGNYKFDRDVFPLAQKKKLTFCSENTALNDFFNNLFELIHKARTIFIAVLIILALAAIVPMAWLEIRRWRRQQQHARLIAQNSYDPMDIVYIASRPMTATAGIKIASYFKGKRQILVRWLIAYATSVPALFILSLAIAGFFSCFCQWLLLKAIRDQVPALAGQVGAFADDVVENLESVSAEWAHDANGVITNFNSEINNDVLGYVTNATDAVNDTINTFLDTMNDGLNTVFKGTILLDPIKTVLHCVIGIKIESVQKGLTWVHDHAQINFPLFENNTFSEGAKDSVEGDSELNTFLASPSSATTDEVTGAVKAVTDWLHGKLIQDALISTGILLVYVLVVLIGTVWTLVGMVSPDKGRAEGGMRYTGDNRPGLSPRVGHHDPANPDGATHFPRFGSSSGEIDHYREDASRHDEKFMSGATGARVTQVDGHQRSSSYGYLDTASGKY from the coding sequence ATGTTCTCCTCACGGAAAGAAAACGACGACCCGCCGGTCTACCCGGCTGTACCCAACTCCCTCCGGTCACAATCATTCGAAATGACCGAGATGCGAAAACTTCAAGAAGCTAGAGCCGATACTTCTCCAAATGTTACTCCCTACCTCAGCCTCAGAGCAAGACTCTCTCAAATATGGATGAATCGCTGGAcaatcctcctcatcctaGTCCTGGTCCGAGTCATGATACTCATCGTTGACCTCAAAGAAAACGTCGGAGATGCTAAAGTCAAAGCCCTCTCCGCCTGTACCAAAGTCGAGGATGTTGGCAGCGCCATGGCTTCCATGCCTCATTACCTCTCTAGGGGCGTGAACGAACTTGCAGCCTCTGGAATCGAGAAATCAGTTGATGCCATGGTGTACTTGCTCGACCTGGTCCTTGTCGGCGTCAAGAACATGATCGTGTTCTACATCAACTTTCTAACTGCCACTTACGTGTGCCTAATTACCGCCATGGTCCACGGCAGTCTAGATGTTGTTGCCGATGTCACTGAAGGGGCAACTGAAAAGTTCAACGGCGTGATTGACAAGGCTGTGGAAAAGATAGACAGTCTCTCCAAGGAACTTGAAGATGGCATTAACAAGGTCACAAAGGGAATTGAAGACTCTGTCTTTGGAGACCTTGTTCCTGATATCCCCAAGGTTGACTTCTCCAGCCCCGTCAAGGAACTCAAGGACTTTGATATCAAGTCCGAGGATTTCGTCAAGGATGTCCGTAAATTAGAAGACGATCTCCCTGACTTCCGAGAAGTCCAGAACTTGACGGAGCAAGCCATCTCGATCCCGTTCGACTTCGTCCGCAAAGCTCTCAACGAGACCTACGGCAATTACAAATTCGATCGAGACGTCTTCCCTCtcgcccagaagaagaagctgaccTTCTGTTCTGAGAACACTGCTCTCAacgacttcttcaacaacctgTTCGAACTTATCCACAAAGCTCGaaccatcttcatcgctgtCTTGATTATTCTCGCTCTGGCCGCCATCGTTCCCATGGCCTGGCTTGAGATCAGACGCTGGCGgcgacaacagcagcatGCTCGTCTTATTGCTCAAAATTCGTATGACCCTATGGACATTGTCTACATTGCGTCTCGGCCCATGACGGCTACTGCGGGCATCAAGATCGCATCGTACTTCAAGGGCAAGCGACAGATTCTTGTACGATGGCTTATCGCTTATGCCACGTCTGTCCCAGCCCTCTTCATCCTGTCTCTCGCAATtgctggcttcttctcttgcttttGCCAgtggcttcttctcaaggcgATCAGGGACCAAGTGCCTGCCCTCGCAGGTCAAGTTGGCGCATTTGctgacgatgttgttgagaaccTCGAAAGTGTTTCGGCTGAATGGGCCCATGATGCCAACGGCGTGATCACGAATTTCAACAGTGAAATCAACAACGACGTCCTTGGCTATGTTACCAACGCCACGGATGCTGTGAACGACACTATCAACACATTCCTTGATACCATGAATGATGGGCTTAATACTGTCTTCAAGGGAACCATCCTTCTTGACCCTATTAAGACAGTCCTTCACTGCGTTATCGGCATCAAGATCGAGAGCGTGCAAAAGGGACTCACCTGGGTTCATGACCACGCTCAGATCAACTTCCCACTCTTCGAAAACAATACCTTTAGCGAGGGTGCGAAGGACTCGGTTGAAGGTGACTCGGAGCTTAACACGTTCCTGGCATCCCCGTCGTCCGCCACTACTGATGAGGTCACGGGGGCTGTCAAGGCAGTTACAGATTGGCTTCACGGGAAGCTAATCCAAGATGCTCTCATCTCTACTGGTATCCTTCTAGTGTATGTACTTGTTGTCCTTATTGGCACAGTATGGACACTTGTCGGCATGGTCTCACCAGACAAGGGCCGCGCTGAGGGTGGTATGCGCTATACTGGGGACAACAGACCGGGATTGAGTCCTCGTGTCGGACACCACGATCCCGCCAATCCCGATGGCGCAACACACTTTCCTCGTTTTGGATCCTCCTCTGGCGAGATAGATCACTACAGAGAAGATGCAAGTAGGCATGACGAGAAGTTCATGTCCGGTGCAACAGGGGCTCGTGTTACACAGGTGGACGGTCACCAAAGAAGCAGCTCCTACGGCTACTTAGACACGGCAAGCGGCAAATACTAG
- a CDS encoding probable 26S proteasome regulatory subunit RPN8: MPTTTAETLSLVTRNVTVAPLVLLSAVDHYNRTVSTKTKRRVVGVLLGQNDGNDVRVSNSFAVPFEEDEKDPSVWFLDHNYVESMNDMFKKVNAREKLIGWYHTGPKLRASDLEINELFKRYTPNPLLVIVDVQPKESGVPTDAYFAVDEIKDDGTTTARTFVHTPSVIEAEEAEEIGVEHLLRDIRDVAAGTLSTRVTNQLQSLQGLHLRLRDIGTYLQKVLDKQLPVNHAILGNLQDVFNLLPNLSTPEGDGKSGGGELAYAMSVKTNDQLMAIYLSSLIRAITAFHDLIENKIQNRQQQEEKEAKKEEINGKDEKKEGANGSSGDSKEGAEKDKENKETKK, encoded by the exons ATGCCTACTACAACAGCAGAAACACTCTCCCTCGTTACTCGAAACGTCACCGTTGCGCCCCTCGTCCTTCTCTCAGCCGTCGACCACTACAACCGAACTGTTTCTACCAAGACAAAGCGACGAGTAGTTGGCGTTCTTCTGGGACAAAATGATGGAAATGACGTGAGAGTGTCGAACAGTTTCGCTG TTCCgttcgaggaagatgagaaggaccCTTCAGTATGGTTCCTTGACCACAACTACGTCGAGTCAATGAACGACatgttcaagaaggtcaacgCCCGAGAGAAGCTCATAGGATGGTATCACACTGGTCCCAAGCTACGTGCATCCGATTTGGAAATCAATGAACTCTTCAAGCGCTACACACCCAATCCTCTGCTCGTTATTGTCGATGTTCAGCCCAAGGAGTCGGGAGTTCCTACAGATGCTTACTTCGCcgttgacgagatcaagGAC GACGGCACAACCACTGCCCGAACATTTGTTCACACCCCTTCCGTTATCGAGGCCGAGGAAGCAGAGGAGATCGGCGTTGAGCACCTGCTAAGAGATATCCGCGATGTGGCCGCTGGCACATTGTCCACACGAGTCACAAACCAGCTTCAATCACTCCAGGGCCTGCACCTGCGCCTTCGAGATATCGGCACATACCTCCAGAAGGTTCTCGACAAGCAACTACCAGTCAACCATGCAATCCTCGGAAACTTGCAGGATGTCTTCAACCTGCTACCTAATCTCTCGACACCCGAAGGAGATGGCAAGTCTGGTGGTGGCGAGTTGGCATATGCGATGAGCGTCAAGACCAATGACCAGCTTATGGCTATTTACCTGAGCAGTCTGATCCGTGCCATCACAGCATTCCACGATCTGATTGAGAACAAGATCCAAAATAGACAACagcaggaggagaaggaggccaagaaggaagagatcaatggcaaggatgagaagaaggagggcgCCAATGGTTCAAGTGGTGACTCCAAGGAGGGCGCGgaaaaggacaaggagaacaaggagaCTAAGAAATAA
- a CDS encoding probable autophagy protein AUT7 produces the protein MRSKFKDEHPFEKRKAEAERIRQKYSDRIPVICEKVEKSDIATIDKKKYLVPADLTVGQFVYVIRKRIKLSPEKAIFIFVDEVLPPTAALMSSIYEEHKDEDGFLYITYSGENTFGDAWE, from the exons ATGCGAAGCAAGTTCAAGGACGAGCATCCCttcgagaagcgcaaggctgaGGCCGAGCGCATTCGACAGAAGTACTCTGACCGCATTCCC GTCATTTGCGAAAAGGTCGAGAAGAGTGATATCGCGACgatcgacaagaagaagtacCTTGTTCCTGCCGATTTGACCGTCGGTCAGTTCGTCTACGTCATCCGCAAGCGCATCAAGCTCTCCCCCGAGaaggccatcttcatcttcgtcgatgAGGTGCTTCCCCCAACGGCCGCCCTCATGAGCAGCATCTACGAGGAAcacaaggatgaggacgg TTTCCTATACATTACTTACTCCGGTGAGAACACCTTCGGTGATGCCTGGGAGTAA
- a CDS encoding probable coproporphyrinogen oxidase precursor, whose amino-acid sequence MAARRPSQRLAAYLASPSTRFPRTQFASTRRWLSGSAGPKASRTSYFNYSPLWLAAVALGAFAPLAYKMAEMEPINADPSTLADRDAQKKRESGVNEDSPMRLRMEKFIREQQALIVAELERVDGKKFRKDEWERPNGGGGTTCVLQEGNVFEKAGLGVSVVYGSLPKPAIEKMRVNHKTMDPNMESIDFFAAGLSMVLHPYNPMAPTVHLNYRYFETANPDGTSQAWWFGGGCDLTPSYLFDEDAIHFHKTIKAACDAHDKDYYPRFKKWCDEYFYNKHRGEARGIGGIFFDDLDETERDRENTFSFVQDCLKAFLPSYIPIIEKRKDMPYTEAEKDWQQLRRGKYVEFNLVHDRGTAFGLNTPGSRVESILMSLPLTAGWKYMHEPEPKSREQRLVDVLRDPKEWV is encoded by the exons atGGCTGCCAGACGGCCTTCCCAGCGCCTTGCCGCGTACCTTGCATCTCCTTCTACACGCTTCCCAAGAACACAATTCGCCTCTACGAGACGCTGGCTGTCTGGTTCTGCCGGTCCTAAAGCTTCACGAACCTCTTACTTCAACTACTCTCCTCTGTGGCTCGCTGCTGTCGCCCTCGGTGCATTCGCCCCTTTAGCTTACAAGATG GCCGAAATGGAACCTATTAACGCCGACCCCTCCACTCTCGCCGACCGCGAtgcccagaagaagcgagagtCTGGCGTCAATGAGGACTCGCCTATGCGCCTGCGCATGGAAAAGTTCATTCGGGAACAGCAGGCTCTGATAGTCGCTGAACTTGAGAGAGTTGATGGCAAAAAGTTTCGCAAGGACGAGTGGGAGCGCCCCAATGGAGGCGGTGGCACAACCTGCGTTCTTCAAGAGGGCAACGTCTTCGAGAAGGCTGGTCTTGGCGTGAGTGTCGTCTATGGCTCACTTCCCAAGCCtgccattgagaagatgCGCGTAAACCACAAAACCATGGACCCCAACATGGAGTCGATCGACTTCTTCGCTGCGGGCCTGAGCATGGTTCTGCATCCCTACAACCCTATGGCCCCTACCGTCCACCTTAACTACCGATACTTTGAGACAGCCAACCCCGACGGTACATCTCAAGCTTGGTGGTTCGGCGGTGGCTGTGATTTGACGCCCTCTTACCTCTTCGATGAGGATGCCATTCACTTCCACAAGACGATCAAGGCAGCTTGCGACGCTCACGACAAAGACTACTACCCACGATTCAAGAAGTGGTGCGATGAGTATTTCTACAACAAGCATCGAGGCGAGGCCCGCGGCATCGGCGGCATCTTCTTCGACGACCTCGATGAGACCGAGCGCGATCGCGAGAACACCTTTTCCTTTGTCCAGGACTGCCTCAAGGCCTTCCTGCCCTCTTACATTCCCATCatcgagaagcgcaaggacATGCCCTACacagaggcagagaaggatTGGCAACAGCTGCGCCGTGGCAAGTACGTCGAGTTCAACTTGGTGCACGACCGCGGTACAGCATTTGGCCTGAACACCCCTGGATCAAGGGTCGAGAGTATCCTTATGAGCTTGCCGTTGACGGCTGGCTGGAAGTATATGCATGAGCCCGAGCCTAAGAGTAGGGAGCAGCGCCTGGTTGATGTCCTCAGAGACCCTAAGGAGTGGGTTTGA
- a CDS encoding related to tocopherol O-methyltransferase, with amino-acid sequence MAATAVSDQTTDLSKQYDTPLGLAHSTMQVLKDRIKLHYDLASDYYLSLWGEHIHHGYWPTPESEATQTKEEAQTNLIQLLLDISKIPSKCSVLDVGCGIGGTSRYLASKHGSSVTGITISSKQVEIANRLTKTAIEDTSSSDASDDNGFTKFGEGNVKFLELDAEEMGDFFSNQQGTFDAVWISEALSHFPNKALFFENVIKVLKPGGKLVLADWFKDEDVDVTTFINDIKPIEDGMLLPPLCTQQGYVNLANKAGLKVLSEPKDISQQVRKTWDITWSLVQNPSLWAFAITQGRDGIAFLQSFRAMRRGYANGSFRYAVMGFYKEMDIASYLISGKFSICIHECRSGLWQAIQAHGVLALTVPSWRNQVMAAAA; translated from the exons ATGGCCGCCACAGCAGTGTCTGACCAAACTACCGACCTGAGCAAGCAATATGACACTCCTCTCGGCCTCGCTCACTCAACTATGCAAGTCCTCAAGGACAGAATCAAGCTTCATTACGATCTTGCAAGTGACTACTATTTGAGTTTGTG GGGCGAACATATCCATCACGGGTACTGGCCAACGCCAGAGTCTGAAGCCACGCAGACAAAGGAGGAAGCTCAAACCAATCTcattcagcttcttctcgacatTTCAAAGATTCCATCCAAATGCTcggttcttgatgttggctgtGGTATCGGTGGAACATCACGGTATCTCGCTTCCAAACATGGTAGCTCTGTGACGGGCATCACCATCTCAAGCAAACAAGTCGAGATCGCAAATCGCCTAACCAAAACTGCTATCGAAGATACCTCTTCATCTGATGCGTCAGATGACAATGGCTTCACCAAATTCGGCGAGGGAAATGTCAAATTTCTCGAGCTTGACGCCGAGGAGATGGGCGACTTCTTCAGCAACCAGCAGGGCACCTTTGATGCAGTATGGATAAGTGAAGCACTAAGCCATTTTCCAAACAAGGCGTTGTTTTTTGAGAATGTGATAAAAGTACTCAAGCCGGGGGGCAAGTTGGTATTAGCAGATTGGTTCAAGGACGAAGATGTTGACGTTACAACTTTCATCAATGATATCAAACCTATCGAGG ATGGCATGCTACTCCCACCCCTCTGTACCCAGCAAGGGTACGTCAATCTTGCGAACAAGGCCGGGCTTAAAGTCTTGTCTGAGCCAAAGGACATCAGTCAACAGGTCCGAAAGACATG GGACATTACTTGGTCACTTGTGCAGAACCCATCTCTTTGGGCATTTGCGATTACTCAAGGCCGGGACGGTATTGCTTTCTTGCAGTCATTTCGCGCAATGAGACGAGGTTATGCTAACGGCTCTTTTCGCTACGCTGTCATGGGTTTCTATAAGGAAATG GATATCGCGAGTTATCTTATCAGTGGCAAGTTCAGTATTTGTATACACGAATGCCGATCAGGGCTCTGGCAAGCCATTCAGGCACATGGCGTGCTAGCGCTCACGGTCCCAAGTTGGCGTAATCAGGTGATGGCTGCAGCTGCCTAA